One genomic segment of Anaerobiospirillum thomasii includes these proteins:
- a CDS encoding mechanosensitive ion channel domain-containing protein: MLNSLRFLCFAIFATVLCAQANATENITSSTQQLDVIANDEVTDPLSHTSLNVTALEHERKKIEQYIEEINSQGALSDEAKQSQINTLRQTDSYYDKLITLHENEKSFSDSIENLPNQIKKYEKLLGKANEQYSKEPPSVSDLTEKEITEELNKLTGRQKQVQENLNQANSEYVNYQSLPNKAQDIITQNTNELNALNMKLTETKPLSKYEIQLVRTKIVYFEAENLFLQKQLNYRTQLQDVSNYRIKILSLENKYLTDYIRSLQTRQNEIISDNLINESPTANEELLSIPALKAQFDRNKALINYIDNRLKDNVRMRQEFLDVENALASVKQIEKNLNEQLNQLDGSLILSRLLNRQQSEIPSVQISFNLDELIPNLNIWMYDLRNFRDNIFDINSYVDNVIKENPTLKDHKTEIESIVRQRRVLYDQLYQGLSEAQTLAIKLKLNYNEYIDIKNKVSALINDHLFWLASNLPLGRDFIVSLPTTIKLQLLSIKTTLFSDGFISNADNILLPVVIPLLLLGGFISFIRRYIVRIDNKLAMRLDKATDGYLVTPIALFNKFILIIPKAVLIIIIGSLIIYTALENPTSHYRVMGMLALHVVVFLFFLEILRTNSLSQRHFSTPPDKVVMQRAFIDKVWFAVIPVLTIANIREIEPIKISADIFGFLIVYSSCLYLTYIILKTLKTKFENEDLQFKDWVQSIFAITVPLSLIIMLSLGYYYTAIKLINRFAYTFYICMLYVLVSNLIRRELYVAEIKLLRTSKIKQLLEKNKTEEESRRNSKNIKGRLPDLSTLRHKTNKIEQLRFELINTKAFKLINIFLLVGTACLLYLQWSDLAGVLSFLDTISLWTSKSVVDGKEIVTISLTLADLTAAIIILIVSVILNRNLPPLLERLFMLKFSIGHKSTSYTVKIITSYLITALGIIFAASALGISWDNLQWLVAALSVGLGFGLQEIFANFVSGLIILFERQIRVGDIITLNGLSGTVNRIRIRATTIISFDNKEVVIPNREFITSALTNWSLTNTVTMLEFMVGVAYDADVVRAKQILTQIVKSCRTLATDKPPRIYVKSLDASCVSIMCEVFVNQIADRKGTYDYLSTQTLLRFAKENIEIPFNQLDVKIKNLDNGETLKIN; the protein is encoded by the coding sequence ATGCTCAACAGTCTGCGCTTTTTATGTTTTGCCATTTTTGCCACTGTATTGTGTGCACAGGCAAACGCTACAGAAAATATCACAAGCAGTACACAGCAGCTTGATGTCATTGCAAATGATGAGGTAACAGACCCTTTAAGCCACACCTCGCTGAATGTGACAGCCCTTGAACACGAGCGCAAAAAGATTGAGCAGTATATTGAAGAGATAAACTCACAAGGAGCACTGTCTGATGAGGCCAAGCAGTCGCAGATAAATACTCTAAGACAGACTGACAGCTATTATGACAAGCTTATAACTCTGCATGAGAATGAAAAAAGCTTTTCAGACTCCATAGAAAACCTGCCAAATCAGATTAAAAAATATGAGAAACTGCTTGGCAAGGCCAATGAACAGTACTCAAAAGAGCCCCCATCTGTTTCAGACCTTACCGAAAAGGAGATAACAGAGGAGCTTAATAAACTTACAGGCCGTCAAAAGCAGGTTCAGGAAAATCTCAACCAGGCCAACAGTGAATATGTAAACTATCAGTCACTGCCAAATAAAGCCCAGGATATCATTACTCAGAATACAAATGAGCTAAATGCTCTCAATATGAAGCTTACAGAGACCAAGCCTCTGTCCAAGTATGAAATACAGCTTGTCAGAACCAAAATAGTCTACTTTGAGGCTGAAAATCTCTTTTTACAAAAGCAGTTAAACTACAGAACACAGCTGCAGGATGTATCAAATTACAGAATCAAGATTCTGTCTTTGGAAAATAAATATCTGACAGATTACATACGCTCACTGCAGACCAGGCAGAATGAGATAATATCTGATAATCTTATCAATGAATCACCAACTGCAAATGAAGAGCTGCTGTCCATTCCTGCCCTTAAGGCACAGTTTGACAGAAACAAGGCTCTTATCAACTACATTGACAACCGCCTTAAGGACAATGTCAGAATGCGTCAGGAATTTCTTGATGTGGAAAATGCCCTGGCCTCTGTCAAACAGATTGAGAAAAACCTCAATGAACAGCTCAATCAGCTTGACGGCTCACTTATTCTCTCGCGTCTTTTAAACCGTCAGCAAAGTGAGATTCCGTCTGTTCAGATATCATTCAATCTTGATGAGCTCATACCTAATCTCAATATCTGGATGTATGATCTTAGAAACTTCAGAGACAATATTTTTGACATTAATTCCTATGTAGATAATGTCATCAAGGAAAACCCTACTCTTAAAGATCACAAGACAGAGATTGAGAGTATAGTGCGTCAAAGACGTGTGCTTTATGATCAGCTCTATCAGGGCCTGTCAGAGGCACAGACTCTGGCTATCAAATTAAAGCTCAACTACAATGAGTACATAGATATAAAAAACAAGGTATCAGCCCTCATCAATGATCATTTGTTCTGGCTGGCCTCAAATCTGCCTCTTGGCAGAGACTTTATCGTATCTTTGCCTACAACCATAAAACTGCAGCTGCTTTCTATCAAGACTACGCTGTTTTCAGATGGTTTTATCAGCAATGCTGACAATATACTGCTACCTGTAGTTATTCCTTTGCTGCTGCTTGGCGGCTTTATATCCTTTATCCGCCGCTATATAGTCAGAATAGACAATAAACTTGCCATGCGTCTTGACAAGGCCACAGACGGCTATCTTGTCACTCCTATTGCCCTGTTTAATAAATTTATTTTAATTATTCCAAAGGCAGTGCTGATTATTATCATAGGCTCGCTTATTATCTATACAGCCCTTGAAAATCCTACATCACACTATCGCGTCATGGGCATGCTGGCTCTGCACGTTGTGGTGTTCCTGTTCTTCCTTGAAATACTGCGCACCAACTCTCTGTCGCAAAGACACTTTAGTACACCGCCTGATAAAGTTGTCATGCAAAGGGCCTTTATTGATAAAGTCTGGTTTGCAGTTATTCCTGTATTGACCATTGCCAATATCAGAGAGATTGAGCCTATAAAAATTTCGGCTGATATCTTTGGCTTTTTGATTGTGTACAGCTCCTGTCTGTATCTGACCTATATTATTTTAAAGACATTAAAGACCAAGTTTGAAAATGAGGATCTGCAGTTTAAAGACTGGGTACAGTCCATCTTTGCCATTACCGTACCTCTGTCTTTAATCATAATGCTCTCACTTGGCTACTACTATACGGCCATCAAACTGATTAATCGCTTTGCCTATACATTTTATATATGTATGCTCTATGTGCTGGTATCAAATCTCATACGCCGTGAGCTATATGTAGCTGAAATCAAACTTTTGCGCACCTCAAAGATAAAGCAGCTTTTAGAAAAGAACAAAACTGAAGAGGAGTCACGCCGCAACAGCAAAAATATCAAAGGCAGACTACCGGATCTGTCAACACTGCGTCACAAGACCAATAAAATTGAACAGCTACGCTTTGAGCTTATCAATACCAAGGCCTTTAAACTTATAAATATATTCCTACTCGTTGGTACTGCATGTCTTCTGTATCTGCAGTGGAGTGATTTGGCCGGCGTATTAAGTTTCCTTGATACCATATCACTGTGGACCTCAAAGTCTGTGGTTGATGGCAAGGAGATTGTTACTATTTCACTGACTCTTGCAGATCTTACTGCAGCTATAATCATCCTTATAGTCTCGGTAATTCTTAACAGAAACCTGCCGCCTCTGCTTGAGCGTCTGTTTATGCTCAAATTCTCCATAGGGCATAAGAGCACAAGCTATACAGTAAAGATTATTACCTCGTATCTGATTACAGCTTTAGGTATTATCTTTGCCGCAAGTGCCCTTGGCATCAGCTGGGATAATCTGCAGTGGCTGGTGGCTGCTTTATCTGTGGGTCTTGGTTTTGGCCTGCAGGAGATCTTCGCCAACTTTGTATCAGGTCTTATCATTCTCTTTGAAAGACAGATCCGTGTAGGCGACATCATTACTCTAAATGGTCTGTCTGGAACAGTAAACCGTATCAGAATACGTGCCACCACCATTATTTCATTTGATAACAAAGAGGTAGTAATTCCAAACCGTGAGTTTATTACCTCTGCACTGACCAACTGGTCTCTGACCAACACTGTAACCATGCTTGAGTTTATGGTAGGTGTGGCCTACGATGCTGATGTGGTACGGGCCAAGCAGATCCTGACACAGATTGTTAAAAGCTGTCGAACGCTTGCAACAGACAAGCCTCCTCGCATCTATGTCAAGAGCCTTGATGCAAGCTGCGTAAGCATTATGTGTGAGGTCTTTGTAAACCAGATTGCAGACAGAAAGGGTACTTATGATTATCTGAGCACTCAGACTCTGCTACGTTTTGCCAAAGAAAACATTGAAATTCCTTTCAATCAGCTTGATGTCAAGATTAAGAATCTTGATAACGGAGAGACGCTCAAGATTAATTGA
- a CDS encoding reverse transcriptase domain-containing protein, which yields MDLAKFFDTVNHSKLLQVLSNEIKDGRVISLIHRYLRVKIIDGNKAIKNKVGLHLGNNFSPVCANILLNELDQELEKRGVKFVRYADDCMLFAKSERAARRILESTTRFIEKKLFLKANLDKTSVGKLGYDTKFLGFEFRNTKDGWTTVLHKKSRKKFVEKMRTILTRRCPKGIEKTRNTYNTFLRGWYQYFKPCISKSTMKTEEQWIRRRIRQILIVAWKRNYTCYKNLLGYTKGKQEEHCRMVAFSHLGKWAKAKHSNYILTNKLLHRELGWQCVADLVEGYTVQDQYFV from the coding sequence ATGGATTTGGCAAAGTTCTTTGATACAGTAAATCACAGTAAACTATTGCAGGTCCTATCCAACGAGATAAAGGACGGAAGGGTAATATCGCTAATTCACCGCTATCTGAGGGTGAAAATAATAGACGGAAACAAAGCAATCAAGAACAAAGTCGGACTCCACCTGGGCAACAATTTCTCACCGGTCTGTGCAAACATCCTCCTAAACGAACTCGACCAAGAGCTTGAAAAGAGGGGCGTCAAATTTGTAAGATATGCTGATGACTGCATGTTGTTTGCCAAGAGCGAGAGGGCTGCTAGGAGAATACTAGAAAGCACAACTAGGTTCATAGAGAAGAAACTCTTCCTAAAAGCAAACCTGGATAAAACTAGCGTTGGAAAGCTTGGTTATGACACAAAATTCCTAGGCTTTGAATTTCGCAATACAAAAGACGGATGGACCACTGTGCTTCACAAGAAGAGCAGAAAGAAATTCGTGGAAAAGATGCGGACTATCCTCACTAGGAGGTGCCCCAAAGGAATCGAGAAGACACGCAACACCTACAATACCTTTTTGAGAGGCTGGTATCAGTACTTTAAACCTTGCATTAGTAAGTCCACTATGAAAACCGAAGAGCAATGGATAAGAAGGAGAATACGTCAGATACTCATTGTGGCATGGAAAAGGAACTACACATGCTACAAGAACCTGTTAGGGTACACTAAAGGTAAACAAGAGGAGCACTGTCGTATGGTAGCTTTCTCCCACCTAGGCAAATGGGCAAAGGCGAAGCACTCTAATTATATACTGACAAACAAGCTCCTACATAGGGAGCTTGGATGGCAGTGTGTCGCTGACCTTGTAGAGGGATATACAGTACAAGATCAGTATTTTGTTTAA
- a CDS encoding reverse transcriptase domain-containing protein: protein MLNACKAVIRNKGSAGIDGVKCQDLVKWFYDHPYIVSKSIEDGSFKPSPIKRVYIPKDNGEKRPLGISTTVDRTVQNAIANKLIELYDPKFSDSSFGFRPGRGCHGAVNRVLQYANEGYIYV, encoded by the coding sequence ATGCTGAATGCCTGTAAAGCTGTAATCAGAAATAAAGGATCAGCAGGTATAGACGGGGTCAAATGCCAAGATCTTGTTAAATGGTTTTACGACCATCCATACATTGTCTCAAAGTCCATAGAGGATGGCTCGTTCAAGCCGTCACCAATAAAAAGGGTGTACATACCTAAAGACAATGGGGAAAAACGCCCACTAGGCATATCAACGACTGTTGATCGTACTGTGCAAAACGCCATAGCAAATAAGCTCATAGAGCTATATGACCCGAAATTCTCGGACAGTAGCTTTGGCTTTAGGCCGGGGCGTGGATGTCACGGTGCAGTAAACAGAGTTCTCCAATACGCCAATGAAGGCTACATCTATGTGTAG